ggaaagcagtagaagatggcccaagagtttgggcccctgcgcccgagtgggagaccccgaaaaagctcctggctcctggctttggattggcacagctctggccattgcggccatttgcctctcccctgtctaactctgactttccaataaataaagaaatcttaaaaaaaaaaaaagatatctcaacttcttaaaaaaaaaaaaggcagggataACAAGAAACCTTAACTACCATACAGAAATTGGTAGTTAAAATTACACTCTGGGGAGGGGAGACTGCTGGGAAGGTGGGGATTGGAAGTGCGTCATGGGAGAGTAAGGTTTGCTCACATCTCAGTATGACACAAGGAGCAGGCAGTAAATGCTTGTCATATCATTTATGGGCAATTGGTGGATACTGAGTCAATGACTCAGATCTTATGATCCCCGATCTCCCTCAATTCTCTTTCCCTGCCCCAAACACCATTTTTCGTCTTTTCCAGGATGATACAGCTACTCAGTCACACCCTTGAACATGGGCTTAGTTTTCCCCAGTTACTGGAGGGGCTCTCTAGGCCAGGGCTGATGGCAGGAGATGAGTCAGGAGCACGAACCAGCTGGCTTTCCAGCCTCTCTACTCCATTCTTCCGCAGGTCTGAGTCACTACTCTTCCTGCGTTCACTTACACTTGTACCTAGGAATCAGTTTGAAAGACTGACTCCTCGGAGAAGGAAAACAATGGACCCCCAAACCCTGCCTTCCACTTGGACTTTTACTTTCATTCTGAACCTCATTTACATGTCATATTTATGTATTACTAATATTTGATAGCTGTTCTTTCGGtgatttaaaaatagacattaacTACAGTTACCACGATGTGCAGATTTCTCAACTGTATTATTGTAACTGTAACTTTATTTGCTTTGAGCAACATCTCACCATGTCAgcatttggaaattatatttactatttgTGTTAAGTTCTACTCTTTTAGATTATACATATAAATGAGACCTTTTGGTTTATACACTttggtatcttcttttttttaaattaaaggttCATTAAATTAAGGTTCatcatgttgtcacaaatgacataatttttcttctttaagactgaataatattaaGTTTGTATAAATTTTGTGGAGAATacggattaaaaaataaagtttatcacagtgcagaaaaaaaggctttttaagatttattttatttacttgaaacgaagagttagagagaaacaaagggagagacgaagaggtcttcaatccgctggttcactgcccaaatggccacaatacagcaagggctgggcgagactggagccaggagcttcattccaggtctcccatgtgggtgcgggggcccaaatgcttggccatcttcactgccttcccaggctaatcagcagagctagattggaagcggagcagccaggactcggtcCTGGGCCCAcattgggacaccagcatcacatgtggcagctttatccactgtgccacaatgccagcccccagaaaagttttgaaactcatgccacaagtatatataccacattttctttctttctttttctttattttttttttttttgacaggcagagttagacagtgagagagagagagagagagagaaaggtcttccttttccattggttcacccccatggctgccatggcccgtgtgctgtggctggtgcgctgtgccgatccgaagccaggagccaggtgcttcctcctggtctcccatgcgggtgcagggcccaagcacttgggccatcctccactgcgctcccgggccacagcagagagctggactggaagaggagtaaccaggacagaactggccccCCAACCGGGGCTAAAACCCTGGGTGCCtgggccacaggcggaggattagcctagtgagccgtggtgccggcccttcCACATTTACTTTATCATTCATGGACAGGTGGACACTTAAACTGTTTCCACAATTTGGCTGACACTGAGACGATCATGACAGTGCAGGTATCTTTTTCACATACTTTTGGATTTCGTATTTCTTTTGGACATAGAATCCGAGTGGATAATTCAGTAGTTCTGTTTTAAATTCTTTGAGGAACAACCATACCATTCTCCATCAGGCTGTATTCCTGGTAGATGCCCTTCCTGGCACCCCTGAGGGAAGTGGGGATGTGAATCCCCAAGGCCACAGGAGATACCTCCAACCGACAGAGAAACCCGATCCCAGTACCATAGTGGAGGAGTGGTTCAGTAGAAGCTCTGCACTTCTGAACAGGAGTTTCCCCAGGGCAGTCTCAAAGTCAGGCATTCAGggctggaggcacagggcccATCCACTTCTCTCCTGGATGAAGAAATTCACATTAGTCCGCACACGATTCTTAGGTGTGCTGACAGCACAGGGTGGCCCAAGGGGCCATGGCTTTCTAGGAAGAGCCCTGCTGGCTTCAACACCAGAGGCCTCCTTTTCTCAGATGGgatggaggctggggaggggcatcCCTCCACATTCAGCTTTGAGCAGCATGCCTGTACAAGACCATGTTGTTGGAATTGCAAGGACATTCTTTTTGCTCTGAACCTCTTCTTCTGTTCACATGGAATAACAGGGGTGGGACTGGGATCACAGTTAGTTAGGTGTGGAACTTTTAACTTACCCAGCAGGTGCGCCAGTAACTCCATGCGGTCAGAGCCAAATAACATGTGGGTCTGGCCATCCACGTGAGCCACGGTGATAGGTAGCCCAAAGGCCTGCAGAAAGCAGTTACAGTGCAGGGAGGAAGACGATGGAGCAGGTGCTATAGGGTTGGGGCTGAAGCCTTCCAGACAAGTACTGTCTGGGCtcacagaagcaaagcagccagaggTGACTGATACGAGGCTCCATGGCCTCAGGTGCAACTTCTGTGTCTAAGTCTCAGATGTGTTATGCTTCCCTCACCATCTaaccctttcccttcctccccctaGGCTCAGGCAGaagaagggggaagaggaggggcgtCCGGGAAGACACAGGGAGACGCAGGCTGGGAAGGGGCCTTTTGGACAGGAAAGCGGGACACAGCCAGagagtctgtctctgtcttcaggGTGCGGGTTGGGAAGACACACAGCTGCTCACCCCGTATCTGCAGGCTGCCTCCGTGGTCTCCCTGAGCTGGTTCTTCACCTGCGGTGTGGCTGTCTTCTCTAGCAGTGCTCGGGCGTCCTCTGCAGACATACCAGCCCTCTCTGCAGCCTGAGGGCAGGTGGTGGGAGGACAGCCATGTCAGCGTTGTGGGGCCTGGAGCTCTGGAGAAAACTCGGGGGTTTCCATCTCTGCACTAAAGTATTCTTGGCAATGCCCTCATCTGCCACAAGTGTGGATCTCTTCCTTTAGCCCAAACCTTCAAATGAGTGGATGCAGCAGAGGGTGAGTCACTCACAGAAACTGAATGTGGGGGTCCTGGGGAACATAGCCTGACCGCTTCCTTtcacaaatgcctacagtgggAGGGGACACGTTTCTTGTTCAGAGGTACAGAGCCTGTCTTTAGCAGAGCCAATGCTAGAAGCCAGGTCCCCAGAATTCAAGCCCAGGGCACTTGCGTTTCCTATTTTAGAATTCTGTAGTCTCTCATGCTGTCTGAACTAAGGGTTGGGCTCTCATCCCAGGAACTATCCTGGGACCTCACAAGGATCCACAAGGCTGCAGCCACTGCCTGGCTTCCAGGGAATGACCAGGCTTCATTAGGGCTTGTTGCTACTTGGGGCTCAATGGTTCTCATGAGAACCTTCTTGGACAATTTTGAAAATCCCGCCATGCATTCTTTTCTAGAATGTTTGCATCAGACTTTATGAGGGGGTGAGGCTAACACACAGCCTCTGCAACCTGACATCCTAGACCCGGAAGGGGATGCACGCAGCCATGCAGTCCATGCCAGTGAGGCACTGCCACTGACCTGGCTAAATGAGGATCGTGTCCCAGACCAAGCATTCAACAATGGATAAAGAGAATGGTCAGGGACACAAAAATAAGGCCAGAATGAAAGGCCATGTAGAATGGAGAACTATACCTTCAAAGAGTTAAAAATGGCATGGCAAATGATTGTTGAATactcagtaaagaaaaaaagaaggctaAAAATCACATATATAGTTTGCAGGAGTAGAGACACTAAAGATGTATTAGCCTGTTTTTGTACATGGatcacattttttcatgtgatgTGACATTTTGTATATTGAAATTGAATGTGCCTCAAGTATTTTATTGTAAACTGGAAGACAAATATTGTAATGCATTGCCTGACTTAATCCCATATGAAAACCCAGCCTTTATGCTCATGTTTTTGGCTGCCTCCAGAGTTCTTTCCATGTGTTCTCACTCAGCTTGTGTATCATTTTGGAATCagttatctcattttgttttgtttttagctcctgCTTTCCAGTCCGCATGTATTAGTGACGTTGTGTTTGCGGCTTCAGACACTCGTGAATTCTCTATCTGTCCCCATCGGAAGCTCTCATTGTTTATCACCTCTCATTTACTTCTTTTATCAAATAAATCCTACCCACACATTGTTTCTTGTGCACCTGCCTTTTCAATCATGAACTATTCTGAGATCAATCATGAACTATTCTTCTGAGAATCCTTAGTTCCAGCTTTTCAGTAATTTCTTCAAACACATTCATCCTTTCTCCCAAAGAAAATGATCTCTTTGGTGTGCTCTCAAATCTATCTATGGGTTCTCTTCACCCCTAAATACCGAGTGACCTCAATCCAGCAACAGCAGTGGGTGTGGGTATGGGACACTCACAGCCAGGATGCTCTGGGGCTCCGTGATATCTTCATCCTGGGAAGGAGAGAACACTCAGCAGGAAAGGGGTGTGGACAGGGAGGGCCTGGAGGGTGGACTGCAGAGTCAAGCCTTCACCCGGGACCAGATGCGCATCCACAATTCCCTGGATACTTTCTTCAGCATCTCTGGCTGTTCGGCGTTCACGGCAGTGAGGAATCGCATGGCAGACAGACTTCCTGTGGAATACAGCCATTCATGGTGAGAGCTCCTCTCTTGTGTCCTGATGGAGGG
Above is a window of Oryctolagus cuniculus chromosome 3, mOryCun1.1, whole genome shotgun sequence DNA encoding:
- the LOC138843259 gene encoding glutathione S-transferase kappa 1-like gives rise to the protein MGPLPRSLELFYDVLSPYSWLGFEVLCRYQKLWNVQLQLRPSFLGGILKDSGNLPPAEIPRKTQYMRSDLQRLQQLFQVPVRFPKDFSGLVGKGSLSAMRFLTAVNAEQPEMLKKVSRELWMRIWSRDEDITEPQSILAAAERAGMSAEDARALLEKTATPQVKNQLRETTEAACRYGAFGLPITVAHVDGQTHMLFGSDRMELLAHLLGEKWMGPVPPALNA